The sequence GTGTGTACAACTCGATACAGCCGTCTGCTCCAGTGAGGAGGAAACTCTGTGTGGGTTGGGGACCATGAGAAAGAGAAGCTGAGAGACAGACGTGAACTGAGAGGAAGGTCTTATTGAGGATGGCACCTGAGCATTGTCTGTAGATTAAATAAGTCAGTCAGCTCTGAACCAGGTGATGATGAGACCACAGTGGCTATTTTAGAACACTTGGCCCGCCTAGAATAGtgttttcagtttcctttgtAAGTGAAGACTATTGGCAAATCTAAGCCTAGAAGGATTTGCCAATAGTCTTCACTTATAAAAATGGAAGATGCCTGCCTTATAAGCTAGTTTTCAGGCCCTGACAAAAACAGGCAGTAAAGTAGTATTCCTATTCTTACGTAGTTTGGGTCCCCAGTCTCATGTACATTCTTGACAGTTAAGAGGTTAAAGACTATATTTCAATGGAAGTGAAAAATCAAATAGTGGTGCCATATTAAAAATCTTGGGCTTAAAAACTTGTTttggaggacttccttggtgacccAAGGGTtcggactctgcacttccaccacAGGGGGCCCAGCTTCAGTTCCtcatgggggaactaagatcccataagccacatagcatgaccaaaaaaaatccTGTTGGGATTAATTAAATGAATCTGACAGTGTTAATACATAGGTCATTTATTATCAAAGGAGAAATGTTATCCAAAGTAAGCAATTGTAGTactgtatgaaaatatttttatatacagataTTGTGtcaaaattaaatatacacattCCATTAATTAAAAGGCCAACATATattattctcttaaaaatataCTTCCCGAATTGCAAACTCATGTAGACAAATTTTATTACACATAAATGACAAAAGTAACCCAGTGCTATGGTTTAGCATCCTTAGGACAGGtgactttctgttttgtgaaactattcattattttaattttaaaacatctgtaatATCATTTATCAAAGGCACTGTGTTATACATTCATGTTTAATTACATCTCTTAATATCTTTCAATTACCTTGGACTCCTTGATGCTACTGCTTCTTTATATGACTCATTCTCATGGGCCTTATCCATATCTCACTGTTAACTCTGAAACATTTCCAGCACAGACGAGAAAAATTTCTACTCTCATTGCAGCATACTGATGCATAATGGGcataaaactatatattttggtaataatgaaatgttaatttttaatccTCATAACCTTTATATACTTCACAGAATTTATATAtcttctgaaaattttaaacacatttaaaaagtattattgcAACTAATACCTTATATggattgtcttaaaaaaaaaggttcagaATTAATACCAATTAATATATGTCCTCATACATGTGAAATAGTTTTGTTGATTGCAGCATTTGGTTTCCATTGTTTAGGTCCATCTTCTGGAACTACAGTAAGGATTTCTCAGTTGCTGTAATCTGTTTTAACCAGGATGCATTCAGTAACTTCCAGGAGGCGTTCTGCCTTCGAAAATTGCATGAGCAGATAGATTCTTGGAGAATACAAATAAAACTCAAGGTTTTATATTGCTACTCCATATTTTCAATGTTCTTTAATGCCCCTCAAAATTTTATTCCAACAAGTTTTTATCTTTTGTAGTAGTATCTTTAGGAAACACAGGTCATTCtgttttttctgttcctttaaaGATTTATTCTCTTCCTagagaaatacataaaaaaagtttttaagtgcacattttaataaaaatacacattgtAAAACATTTAGTCTTAGTTTCCACTATACTAGGTTATATTAAAAATTTGgtaattaaaaagaagaattttgggacttccctggtagtcccagtgattaagactttgccttctaatatAGGGTGTGCacgtttgatctctggttagggagctaagatcctacaagccttgtggccaaaaaaccaaaacataaaacagaagcattattgtagcaaatttaaaaaatggtccatgtcaaaagaatatttaaaaaaggagaatgttgaatgacattttaaaaaaattatggttCCTAGCTACAATCATTGATGTGTAGGATATACAAGGTTGTTACGATTTAAAATTTAGGATTAAAGAGCCATGTCAGGTGGCCACCATTTTTAGCAATGCAACATAAGTGGACATAAGAGTGCTGTTTAAACTTTTGTGAGAAAGATCTGTACATTATtcaactgagtttttttttttttacaatggagaaatatttttatggaagaaataattaatactgaaaatatttattttggcaaAGATGATTAATAAGAATATACCCAATTAAGTTTGTTCCCTAGTCTTCACTAGAGAATGGAAGATGTCTGCCTCATAAGCTAGTTTTCCTACTCAGTCAAAAATCTTCAAAAGGGCTACTTGTACAACCTACAGAAAGTGGAGAAAGAGACACCTCAGATATAATAGACATAGAAAAGAATAGCGATGCGTATCCTCAGTTATATTTTCATGAGTCCCAGAGATGTGGACTCTGGATGCCTGAGAAGTGAGTTACTACAGGGTAATTTCTTCATTTCAATAACAACCGATTATTAGGTGTTTCCTAGGTCAGGTACTGTGCTCAGTgctacacatatattatttcattttatctactTAGTAACTATAAGATTGGTAATTTCACCTTTCacatttgaggaaactgagatgcaAAGAGGATAAGTAATCTGCCATGGTCATATAATCAAGTAAATATAATAGATTGGGTCTTGAGCTTGTTTGTCCTATTTTTAGTGTGGTCACATTCAGATTTCTTTCAATTATATATTTAGTAACACTAACACATActcttaaaataattcatttacaaGATTAGAGGacagatttcaaaggtaaatatgAAGCAGGATTTCTAATATTCTTTGTATTGAGGATCCCAgaacatttgtttgtttgtttgtttttgaggcaAGGAGTATGACTTTATTTTGAAAGTCAGAAGACCACGAAGATGGCTCTGTCATCTTCAAAAGGGCTACCTGTACAACCTACAGAAAGTGGAGAAAGGGACATCTCAGATGTAATAGAGATAAAAGAGAGTAGCTCTGCGTATCCTCAGTTATATTTTTGTGAGTCCCTGAGTTGTGGACTCTGGATGCCTGAGAAATGAATTAATGTCTTAATTAACTAATGTCTCAGGGTTTGGATGCCAGATTCCTTTACAGAACAAAGAGGGAGGGGTGtgaggaagtaaaataaaaaagtcatatgccaaaacatctttaaaaagtataaactGAAGTTTATGTGACTAGCAGACTTGAAATACATAGACATGAACATTTCATGACTTTTCTACATAGACCAAGACTAAGCATTCATTAAAAAGACAAACATGATTTTATGTCTGTAATTTCAGGAACACAGGTGTTACCTCCTTTTTCTAAACTTTCTTTCCAAATTCCCTTAGCCAGAGGCACTCAGTATATTGATACTACTCAGGTATTCATTTCAACTATTCCACTTCAGGTTGGAATACCTAGGGTTTCCTGAGTCCCAGGGTGTGCAGACTCACTCTGCTTCTCTAAGAGGAGTAAGGGATTTCCATACTCCtatcctgggctgggaagatctcctggagaagggagtggcaacccattccagtatccttgcctggaaaattccatggacagaggagcctggtggggctacagtccatggagtcgcagagtcagacacgactgaatgactaacacacacagagtgGTCAAATAACATAATAATGGAAATGTGATAAAAGAATCTATCACTCTCATGAACCAGGTGTGTTCATTTTTCCATGCCTCATTCTAGTTAATATATCATTGTCACATTTAGTGAAATATGCcttttcattcataaatattttgcatattgCTATATAATTTTATGCAACAAGCTAATAGAATGTGTGTACATATAGAGTATTCATGTACTATTTCACATATACAGTATatagtgtatgggcttccctggtggcttagtggtaaagaatatgcctgccaatgcaggagacatgaattcagATCCTGGGtcaggcaggaagatcccctgcagaaagaaatggcaacccactccagtattcttgcctgggaaatcccatggacagaggagactggcagactatatagtccatgcggttgcaaaagagtcagacatgacttagcaaccaaacaacaacactAATATATTGTATAATCTATGTGagtaaaatagatttaaaaagggtccttatttttaatatgtattccTTCACTAAGGTCGctttttttatttgtatcttgttttctagtttatttttttctatatagttTGGTCATGTTCTTTGCCTATTACCTATTgaggttttaattttctttgttaaaaaatcAATGCTCTGATATTTTCCCTagcttctttaattttaaaatagtggttttttaaaatgcagtttaaaGAGATCCAATTTCTAAGTCGTATCTCCCTTTTCCTTTTACCAATATTATAATGACTATTTTCAAAACCAACCATATAAAAGGAAACAGTTCAAAGAGAAACATTCAGAAATTGTTGAGCAAAAAGCTGATAAAAAAGATGTCTGCCTTCACCCTCTGCCTTCACATTAGCCTCTGCTGATTTGCATGGTCTCCAGCCCATGCGTGCGTATGTGCTCAATCactcaagttgtgtccgactcttgtgacctcaaggactgtggcctgccgtgctcctctgtccatgggattcttcaggcaagaacactagagtgggctgccatgccctcttccggggatctccctgacccagggatcgaacctgcagtctcatgtctcctgcgttggcatgcaggttctttaccactaacgtcACCTCAGAAGCCCCCTCATGCCTGTAGACAGTACCAAACTACTAAAATGACATCATAGAACACGGAGTTGGGAAGAGAGGTGCACACTGGCTCCAGCCCACAACCAAAGGTTACAGAGCGCAGCTTTGGGGAAAGGCCTGGCCTTCCAACCCTTCTGATCCATTTATTTTGAAAGCTCGTTGTGTATGAGGACTTCTACTTTGTTGTTTCCTTAACAGGGCTGATCTTTATCAGGATGCTGGAGTTATTTCAAGCTGTTGAAGGCAAACATCTGGAGGGTGCAATAACTCTTACCAAATTCTTAGTGGGTTGGGCTTCACCCAGGGAAGGGGGTTTTCTTCCTTTACCCTTAAAAACAAAGTCATAATATTGATTATTAGTCCTTTATTACTTCTTCCATTATTATAACTGCTAAATTTCATATTACCTTCGGCTCATCTAATCTACTTGAGAATCTATATATTGTTAGTATGGCAGAATACTAATTTCACTTAGAAATATTATCAAATATCAGGGAAAAGGGAGAAACAAGAAAGGTTAGGTTAGTCCTCCAAATAACCTAGACTCATAATTTTGCAGATGTGTCCAGCACTGTGTTAATTGCTGTGAGGTCTGAAAAACAAACATGGAAGGGTATACTCACAGAGACAAAACTAGAATTTCAATCAACATGAAAATAATATTGCACTAAGTTGTTAAATCCTAACcataaattttattaaactttacCCATCAGAAGCAAGGTGAAATGCACAATAGTAAAAAGTTTGTAGCATGCCTGACTCATGAAGAAAATTCAATGTAGTTGACCATCTTTAACATCTTGTcttctcattacaagaaaaagCTGGATTGTATCAGTTAATTTTGTAACCATTTTAATATcaagattttaattttcatgttatTTCTCTAAAATTAGTTGATTTTGGAACATGGTGATCCATGCAAAGTTCCTCACATGAGAGAAAGAAGTGCAAACATACAGCATACCTATGACCTTTAACCCTTCTATTCGAAGAGGTGATATTGATAGTTTGCTCTTTTCAGTTAAGCCCTGACTTGAAACTTATACTCAACATAAGGCGTTACTAAGCAATTGCATTTGTAAGCAACATGAAATGAACTTCCTATTCCTGCATAAGATAGTACAGTAATCCTTCTGTATTTGTAGGGGGATTGGTTCTGGGACCTGggtggataccaaaatccaaggacagatgctcaagttccttatataaaatagCATTGAATTTGCATATAACCAGGCACATGCTCCTGTAGACTTGAAATcgtctctagattacttataatacctaatacagtgtaaatgctgtgtaaatagttgtaaacacAATGTAGATGTTGCATAAATAGTTGTAAATGTGGCTCGACAAATTTTAAGTTTGGCTTTTTGGaagtttctggaattttttttgaatatttttgatccacagttggttgaataaGAGAATGCAGAACCAATGGATATGACAGGCTgactgtaccttttttttttttaatgtcgtcctccttatttttttgttttttaagtgtagaataattgctttacaatgttgcatcagTTTCTGCCAaacaacgtgaatcagtcataattatatttttatatatatgcacacatatatatcccctccctcagaAGCCTCCCtaccccttcccatcccacccttctaggtcatcacagagtgccagacttgggctccctgtgttgtaTCGAAGCTTTCCACTAATTACCAGTTtgacacatgatagtgtatatatgtcaatgctactttctcaattagtccttccctctccttctcccgctGACTGtaatttaaatcattataaataAGGATTAAGAGCTGAAATATAAGCTCTTCATGAATCTTAAACTTTGCCTTGAAGGATGTATAGATAGAACAGTAGAGATCAGATGtatagaaaacagaagaaattctATATAAGAAGTTAACATGAATAAGGGGACAAGACTGGAAATAAGCTTGGCAAAAACACACCACCAGGAGGAGGCTGGCTTGCATGAAGTAAATAACCATAATGATAAATGAAGTAGTCCAACTTATTAAGGTCCAACATGTATTTTCATCACTGTCTATAGGGCTTAAGGACAATCTTGCCATTTTACCTTCTGTGGGCAACTActagtattaaaattttttttaaacaatccttTTTCTATcataaaaatgttaactttttaaaatatataataaacattttgGCATATTGGCTTTATATGGCAGCTAGTAAAATTCCTAAGGAGAGAGtaaagtaataatagtaataataaaaatttattgaaacttTTTAGTACTaagcaggtttcccaggtggctcagtggtaaagaatccacctgcaatgcaggggatatggatttgatccctgggtcaggaagacccccttagagcaggaaatggcaacccactccagtgttcttgacgggataatcccatggatagaggaggcctggcaggcaataatgcatggggttgcaaagagttggacatgactgagctcgcATGCATTCATGCTATATGAATTATATCATTTAACACTTAACCTTTTCAACATCCTATAGTGTAGATACTATATTTTTCTCCACTTCGCAGGTGAAAGAAATTGTTGTCTAGTCCCAAGGTAATGTCttccatattttgttttgttggttaCATTTCATAACTGCTAGTAGAGAAGTAGAAAAAATTAGCCCTGTACTTATCAAAATTATTGAGGCAAAAAACCTGAAAATTGTTGGACATAAATACactcaaattttatataaaaagatatttgttaaatatttgattaatttttataggTTATGAGTTCTTACAAATGTGTACATAAATGggttaaaattaagatattttagaaataaaaatttaccatCTTCATCCAACTTATCACCCTAGCCTCCTTGAAAATTACTATGGCAATatgaagtgaaagccactcagttgtgtctgactctttgtgaccccatgaattatgcagaccatggaattctccaggccagaatactggagtgggtagcctatcccttctcctgtggGATTCcttcttcccggcccaggaatcgaaccggggtctcctgaattgaagGAGGGAAGCCCATGGCAATACTATTTATTAGtttctttcatgtatttgttatccttttttaattgaagtatagttgatttacagtgttgcccttttttatttttagttcccTTTTATAAATGATTTCTTTGCCCTAGCCAAGAGAGGAATAGGTACTTTATAAGTTGAAATTTTCCTCTTCTAGAATTGAGTAAAtgcattttagttttcttataaGCACTTAGATTTCTCTGCTAATGCTTATGATCATCAGAGAATACTAGGATCCTATCCCTGGAGGAGTTTATATTTTGGTTCAAAGTAAATAGTCCTCAGCTTACCTTGCTGGTGCAGTTTAGCAGTGTCAATGTGCCCTGTGAAACTGTTGATAGGTGAAGCTTGAAATCGTCACTGATATTCATTTTAAGGAATTGCTTCAACTTTCGAGCAGCACGATTCAAAAATGAAGCTTCCTATTATAAAAAAAACATCAGAAGGGCTGTggttcaaataaaatattaagaagtaATAAGCTTTTCTAAAGAGCCTAGAGCCAGAACTGTATTGCTAAATAatgccccacctccaccccacttTTCTTCTATTCCAGTTAATCACATGACTgatgagcaactaaactgaaactGTTTAGCTCCCAGGTGATAGCCTCAAGTGCCTAGAACTCAGTTTAATGATTATGTGACactttaaactctttttttttgttatgtATGATCTTATCGCTTATGAGTAAGCACATAACAAGTTTATTCAGTATTAAACAAGATAACTAAAGGAGAGCGCTTCTGAAAGCAGCAGTAATAAAAGGTAtgtgtgatttttattattattatttttgccccTTTGGCGATATGGATGAATAACTGGCAATAATAAAGGGCCTATTTGCCCAAAACAAGTTTTcaaaaataggaattttttttgGAATTTATGGATACACTCAAATGCCATGAGGTTAACTCAGTTATTGTGAGTTTCCAAAAGGCTTGAATAGCACACTAGTTTCTGAAGAAAGAGATGACACAAACTTTTATTCAAAATTCTGTAAATTGTAACATTACACCAAATAGAGGAGGTAATGATTTGAAGAtaagaaaatattgaaagaaaaaatttaaaaatgcctaCAACTAAATTATGCCCATTAATTATGTCTGTATATGCAAGCAATCATTCTGACAAGCATTTTCCTGAATAAATGTTTCAGAACGGAGAGGTATATCTTTGAATTCAGCAGTT is a genomic window of Cervus elaphus chromosome 21, mCerEla1.1, whole genome shotgun sequence containing:
- the IL7 gene encoding interleukin-7 isoform X1, which codes for MFHVSFRYIFGIPPLILVLLPVASSDCDINGKDGGAYQNVLMVNIDDLDNMINFDSNCLNNEPNFFKKHSCDDNKEASFLNRAARKLKQFLKMNISDDFKLHLSTVSQGTLTLLNCTSKGKGRKPPSLGEAQPTKNLEENKSLKEQKKQNDLCFLKILLQKIKTCWNKILRGIKEH
- the IL7 gene encoding interleukin-7 isoform X2 — translated: MFHVSFRYIFGIPPLILVLLPVASSDCDINGKDGGAYQNVLMVNIDDLEASFLNRAARKLKQFLKMNISDDFKLHLSTVSQGTLTLLNCTSKGKGRKPPSLGEAQPTKNLEENKSLKEQKKQNDLCFLKILLQKIKTCWNKILRGIKEH